One part of the Macrobrachium rosenbergii isolate ZJJX-2024 chromosome 3, ASM4041242v1, whole genome shotgun sequence genome encodes these proteins:
- the LOC136852382 gene encoding uncharacterized protein — protein sequence MLWLIFLYGVAFEDNFRFILIDSEDVSKRSEAESQTDFITAYTFYQSPGMPFGYNYVLIDTPGFGDTRGIERDQEMAKQLEAFLKQDYGVDEVDAIGLVTPVSVARLTQFERYVYEGLSSLFGKDVKENVYIMATFADAKNPLVQEALKEAGISYAGIYKFNNSALFAQNREGDPTHKESYFDSEDSVHISKLFWEAGYRSLRNFFLKLSKTSPVSLRLTRNVLKERAHLQLVVSGLQEQIHNGLQKLGVLKQERIMLTQIIEDIKGSSNFQEEVKVTKIRKIDLKPGEHVSNCVECNFTCHYPCSKMMI from the coding sequence ATgctatggttaatttttttatatggtgTAGCATTTGAAGATAACTTCAGGTTTATCCTAATTGACAGTGAAGATGTTTCGAAAAGATCAGAGGCAGAAAGCCAGACAGATTTTATAACAGCCTATACTTTTTATCAGTCTCCTGGGATGCCATTTGGctataattatgttttaattgACACTCCAGGCTTTGGTGATACAAGAGGCATTGAACGTGACCAGGAGATGGCTAAGCAACTGGAGGCATTTTTGAAACAGGATTATGGAGTGGATGAAGTTGATGCCATAGGTCTTGTAACTCCTGTTTCAGTCGCTCGTTTAACACAGTTCGAGAGATATGTATATGAAGGCTTATCGTCTCTCTTTGGGAAGGATGtaaaggaaaatgtatatatCATGGCTACCTTTGCAGATGCCAAAAATCCACTGGTTCAAGAAGCGTTAAAAGAAGCAGGAAtcagttatgctggaatatataaattcaacaacAGTGCCCTTTTTGCTCAGAACCGTGAAGGTGACCCTACCCATAAAGAATCTTATTTTGACAGTGAGGACTCGGTTCACATCTCTAAGCTGTTCTGGGAGGCAGGATACCGTAGCTTGAGGAATTTCTTTCTCAAATTGTCGAAGACTAGTCCAGTAAGCCTACGTCTTACAAGGAATGTGTTGAAGGAGCGAGCTCATTTACAGCTAGTTGTGTCTGGTCTTCAAGAACAGATTCACAATGGACTGCAGAAACTTGGAGTGTTAAAACAAGAACGAATAATGCTTACTCAAATTATTGAGGATATCAAAGGAAGTTCCAATTTCCAAGAGGAAGTAAAAGTTACCAAGATTAGAAAAATTGACTTAAAACCGGGGGAACATGTTAGTAATTGTGTAGAATGCAATTTTACATGTCATTATCCATGTTCAAAGATGATGATATGA